A window of Eubacteriaceae bacterium ES3 contains these coding sequences:
- the jag gene encoding RNA-binding cell elongation regulator Jag/EloR: MNEIVTGTGKTVEEAINNGLQELGVTKEQVDVNILQVPDSGFMKLFGKKEAIVELTLKNDPQEKARTFLTDVFNAMEIPCKITTNLDDKVLFINLEGNNMGVLIGRRGQTLDSIQYLVSLVINRDIDEYVRVVLDTENYRAKREKTLEALGEKMAGKAVYYRKKMVLEPMNASERRVIHAKLQNHPNVFTYSEGDEPYRHVVIQMKDRN; this comes from the coding sequence ATGAACGAGATTGTAACAGGTACCGGAAAAACAGTTGAAGAAGCGATAAACAATGGATTACAGGAACTTGGTGTGACAAAAGAGCAAGTCGATGTAAATATACTGCAGGTGCCGGATAGCGGTTTTATGAAGCTTTTTGGTAAAAAAGAAGCTATTGTTGAGCTTACCCTTAAAAACGATCCTCAGGAGAAGGCGCGTACTTTTCTGACTGATGTTTTTAATGCTATGGAAATTCCCTGTAAAATCACGACTAACCTTGATGATAAAGTTTTGTTCATTAACCTTGAAGGCAATAATATGGGCGTTCTGATTGGCCGACGTGGTCAAACTCTGGATTCTATCCAGTACCTTGTCAGTCTGGTGATTAATCGTGATATTGATGAATATGTTCGGGTTGTACTGGATACAGAAAATTACCGAGCCAAGCGGGAAAAAACCCTTGAAGCATTAGGTGAAAAAATGGCTGGAAAAGCCGTATATTATCGTAAGAAGATGGTCCTGGAGCCTATGAATGCGTCTGAACGCCGGGTTATTCATGCTAAACTTCAAAATCATCCTAACGTTTTTACTTACAGCGAAGGGGATGAACCTTATCGTCACGTGGTCATTCAGATGAAAGATCGGAATTAA